A stretch of DNA from Ovis aries strain OAR_USU_Benz2616 breed Rambouillet chromosome 14, ARS-UI_Ramb_v3.0, whole genome shotgun sequence:
tcactgcaatCATATGGCTTTGAACCAGGGGAAACTTTCtgatgcatgctgctgctgctgctgctaagtcgcttcagtcgtgtccgactctgtgcaaccccatagatggcagcccatcaggctcccaaTGATTGCTAAACAATTTTCTACATTCATCACACTCATGAGGTCTTACTCCAGTGTGAACTTTCTGGGGTTGAAAGAGGCCAGAGCTTTGTCTAAAGGGTTTTCCATACTTTCCCCACACACaaggcttttctctagtgtgAACTCTCAAACGCTCCCTGAAGATGCAGTATTTTCATGCTCTCCAGGCAGTGACTTTTTACAGTGTGGAAGGCCACCGCACACTCTCCTCTGCTGTTTGGCTTCTCCCTGGTGTGAGGGGCCTGTTGCTGAAGACGTCCTGAGCTGCCCAGGAAGTCCTTCCCGACCTCCTTAAAGGTAAAAGATTTCCCTGACGCTTGGAATTTGCAGCTCTTCGCAAACAAGGCTCTGTCCGTGCTGCTTCGGCGGTGTTTCTCGCCAGCGTGCCGCCTGTGCTGCTGATACAGGCTTGCCGTGAGACGAACCGATTTCCACCCGCCCCACGCGTGTGCGTTTCTGCCTGTGCTGTGTTTCCTGGTGTTCAACCAAGTGCAAACTGCCTCTCGACATGGGCCCACACACCTCACACAGGTGTGCCTTCTGGGAAACAGACCTGCTTTGAGGGTCCTGTCCTGCGGCATTACATCGGCCAAAACGCTCCGCTCAGATGCTTCCTTATCCTCACTACACACCACCAACCTGAAAGAAAGAAGTGCTGGCGAAGTGCATGTTGACTCCGGTGAGAAGGGGTAACCTGGAGAAAAGTGTATGTGGGACAAACCCAGGAACAGCGAGATTGTTCTGAGGACCAAAGACTTAGGGACAGGTTGAGATCGGTCCACTTAGCAGAACTGGCCCTCCAAAGATCACAGGCCAGAGGCAGACTCAGGAGGCTACAGACACTGCCGCTGTGAGACAGAAAGGGCCTATAACTCCTTCCTCTGGAGAAAACTCTCAGGAGACCTGGGCATTTGCTGACGTGGGTGTGTTACGTAGAACACTGAGTTTAGGCTCAAGAAAACGCAACCGCAACAGAGCGGCTGGTGTTCAGCGACTGTTAAAAATTACGTGTGTGAGCGCCTCTGGGGTGAGGCGGCCCCCTGCAGACCCCGGCCGCAGCCCCCAGGCTGGCCCGctgcgccccccaccccagggagccGAGCTCCGCGTGCTGAGGGCGTGGCCCGGCCGCAGCCTCCCCCCGGCCCCGCGCAGCCTGGACCAGGCCAGGGAGCGCCCGGCCCAGCGCCGCTCACTGGAGCCCGACTGGCCCCCTTGCCCCAGCTTCCCCTCGTCCAGCTTTGCCTCGACATCCGATCGCCTCTCTTGCCCTTGGAACCTGCCCCTTGCTGCCGGGGCTTTGCGGACGGGCGTCATCCTCCAGGTGAGGCTCACATGGCACCGTGCGGCACAGCGGTGGTCAGGGCCCTccaggagagctgggggaggtGGCCACGGGGTCCCCTCTCCCCCAAGGCCAGCTCCGTCGGGACGGCCTCTCCCGGCTCTCGGAGAGGACGGCCTCTGCACTGTGAATCTTCCCCACAGGCGGCTGGCTGCACCGCAGGCCCACAGCTCCTCCCAGCCTGAAGCCGGCCTATCTTTTAATAAGTTACTCAGGCAGAATAGCATGACTGCATGACTTTAACTCTTGGGACAAAACAGTCGTttacacctgcacacacacctgTGTGGTCCAGGATATACACCGTTTCCGGCCCAgtttggtgggggtgggtgccGGGGTGGAGGGCTGGTTTGGAATCCGGAGGGAGACCCTGACGGTACACGTGTCCACCCCGGCCCGCCCGGGTGTGCGCAGGCTccgggagggcaggagggagcaggTTCCCCGCAGGGCAGGGCGCAGGCCGAGAGCTGGGCGCCGCATgagcccccaccctctccctaccCAGGTCGCAGGCAGGGGCTTTGGGAACAGGGGTGTCAGAGCAGGAGAGCAAGGTGGTGGTCGGACCTGGCCCAGTGGCAGGAGTGGCAGATGCCCGCCGAGGCCCCTCAGTTTTTGGAGGAGGCCCCTCAGTTTGGGCCACTGACCTGGGTCCCACGCGGGTGACTGCGGAGGGAGCGTTCTCAGAGGCACTGTGAACGGAACCGAGCCTGGTTTCTCGAGGGGCCTCTTGTGCCATTTGCGGAACACGGTGCCGACCCGCTCTGCCCTGTACATTCTCCCGGTGGTGCCTGGTCCCTGATTGGCGGTGGGAGTTTTGTATAGAAATCAGCACACTATTTTCTTGCAGCTTTCAGATTTTGTTAATCTGGATTATACAGACAGATGCAAAGTGTTTTAGCAAAATGGAAAATCATGTGTGCAGTTATTAAGGTGGGATTTCCAGAGCTGTAGGGCCTGGACCCAAGACCAACAGAGCCACCAGCTCACACTGCCAGTCTGGGAGAGCGGCAGTCATAAGACTCCAACCCAGGAGGGCACAGAGGGGGGACTGCTCCCAAGAGAGCCTCAGAGGCAGGCCTGCTCCCAGGGGCCTGGAGGGCAGAAACTGAACCACCGAGGAGCATTCTTAAGGCTTAAAGTTCAAACAAACTTGCCCCAGTACGTTTTGGACTTATCTGGTGCCTTTCACTGCTTTCTTCCTTCTGACATGGGAATGTCTATCCCATGCCTGTTCCATTGTTATATTCTGGAAGCATATAACCCGTTCAGTTATACAGATTCTCAGCTGGAGATCAATCTATTGAAGGATAAGCTGTATTTCAAGTCTCACCCACATCTGATTTAAATGATACTTAGATGAGACTTTGGAATTTAGAGTTGATGCTAGAACTAGCTAAGATTTGGGGGCAGAGATTGACTCTGAGTATGGGGTAGGTTTGAGGGTCTTACCCAGGGGGTTACAAGTGCcaagttctccagcatcacatcaCGGTTTATGGATCACTGAGCCTTATCAAGCAGATTCCATTCCTCCAAAGAGAAGCACATGGGCACATCCTCAGAGGTCACCTTACCCTGCCAAGATGGTGACAGAAGACTCGCAGAGCAGTCCACTTCAGAGTCGCAATCTCTTCCCGCTCACCTCTGTTCCAGGCCCAGCCTCCTCGCAAACTCCCTAACTCAGGGTTCTGAGAAACTAGACCTTGACACCACTGATGCCTGTGCCTTCATGTGCCCAGGAATCACTGGACCCAGACATCCACAAGAGGAAGGCGGAAAAACATACAGTCGAGCCTTGGATAACACAGGGTTGAACTGCAAGCACCCACTCAATGCTCTCAGAAACAGGTGCCCACCTGAAACTTCAACAGGACCTCCCTTGAACCCAGTAACTCCTCACAGACAGCCCGGGGGTTGGGACGCACTGCGTTTCAGGGCATGTCCCCACTGTGTCTCCCTTCACTGCGCAAAGCAGTACAGACAAATCTCTGCTTCACGGAAAACTGAGCGCCGAGATCCATCCCGCACCTCTGCACAGACGCTGCGCTTTCGGCATCACGCCTACGACACCTACGGCAGCCCACTGTGCCTCCCCCAAGAACTCTAAGTAAACCACATCATGCTGGTCAAAATAGTTTTTCAATACTGTAGAAACCAGTGAAGGATCTGCAGAAACTAAGCAAGCACCCTAGCAAAAAATATCCCACAAATCAAAATGATAAATCCGGGTGATGTCCCGGAAGTCCAGTGCTAAGACTGCGCTTCCagggcaggggcacaggtttgatctctgtaaGGGAACTAAGATGTCACATGCCATGAGTCCAAAAAACTAacggaaaaaaagataaacttgAGGGCATTTTCAACGGCTCCACGCCCTCCTCCCAGGCACAGCAGAGTGAGGTGGAAGCTGCCGTATTCTCAGCTCTACtatgggaagggaaggaaaagcacGGCACTTAACTGCAACGTTCTGGCTTGTCCGAAGGCTGGCCAACGGTCTGGTTTCTGCATCGCTTGCCTCAGTGCTGATGACAACGGTGGCGATAGTCTGAAAGTCAGGATGGAGGCCAGTAAGacccctcctgctgctgctgctgctgctaagttgcttcagtcgtgtccaactctgtgcaaccccatagatggcagcccaccaggctgccccgtccctgggattctccaggcaagaacaccggagtgggttgccatttccttctccaatgtatgaaagtgaaaagtgaaagtgaaatcgttcagtcgtctctgactctcagcaaccccatggactgcagcctaccaggttcctccgtccatgggattttccaggcaagagtactggagcggggtgccattgccttctccagtaaggCCCCCTGGTAGATGCCAAACCTTGGGAAAGCAGCAGGGAGACTGCAGTCCTGCCATGTCTGGGGATAAAAAGACTAGGGCAGAGGAATGCGATAGAATGTTTAATGCCCTGAGAAAAATCAGGAGTGTGGGGGAGCAAGGCTTTAGGGAAATTAAGACATTTAATGCAGCATACGCTATATGGCAATATGGGGGGGAAACACTCATACCCACCCACCAAGGAAGATGCATGTCCAGAAAAAATCTGAGAAAGCCTGAAGCCTTCACATTGGGTTGACTAGCAAAGGTCTTTCCCTGCATGGGTTGTGGCTGCCCAGATAGCCCTAGTGGTaacgaacctgcctgccagtgcagaagacgtaagggatgcggttcaatccctggatcgggaaagatctccagggaagatcccccggagaaagaaatgaccacccactccaacctggagaattccataaacagaagCGTGCTGGGCTAAAGAATCAAGTCCATGAAGACTTGGAGAGATGGTTTAATGTAACGACTGAGTGACAGCCCCATCACCTTTGCCTAATCGCAAGACTGACACCCGTCATATCTGAAGACCCCACAGCTGTGTACGCCAGGGAGCAGGATTTTCTGGGGCTGTCTCAGACTTCTGCCTGCCACCCTGGTTTTTGCTAGGACGTGTCTGCCTGAGATGATTTACACTCTTCTCATATCCTCGATGCCTGATAGAAAGTAgtccagggagttccctggtggtccagtggttaggactcggcacttcCATTGCAGTGGCCTAACTTAAATCCATTTATCTGCgtcactatgctgtacagcagaaattactGTAATATTGTAGATCAAATATAACACTTGTGTCTTGAGTACTGGCCTTTGCAGCAGGGAGCAGCTGATCTTGGGTTTGGCACCAGCCTTGTCCACTTACACTaaatttttttggtaaaaattttCATTGCCTTCAAAAGAATACTCATACCCGCAaaccatttttccattttctcctcaccCCTGGCACCTGAAACCACGTATCTACTTTCAccctctatggatttgcctagtCTGGGTATTTCATATAAACAGGATCATATGATGCGTGACCTTTTGTGTCTAATCTCTTTAAGCTGTGCGTAATGTTTTCAAGGATCGTCTGTGTTGGAGCGTGTGGGTACTCCTTTTGTCCAGCTGAACAACATCCCACTGTACAGGGAGACATTTTGTTCGCCTGTGTATCAGCTGGTGGACCTAAGTGGTATTTCCACCTTTTTGCTCttatgagtaatgctgctatgaacgtgcCTGTGCAGCTTTCTCTTGTGTGCAGGTACAAGTATTTTCAATTCTTTCAGatatatatctaggagtggagttgctgggtcatgGACTGGCTCTATATTTAACTTCTGGAGGAACCATCAGACTGTTTCCCAAATCAACAGCCCTGTTCAGATTAAATCTTGCCTCTCTTCATGTTTCCCGCAGCTCTCGGTGACTCCTAGCTTACAGTACATCTGGCAATGCTTTCAGCTCTTTGCCTGCAGGCTCATTTCCCTCACCAGGTCCCAGATCCTTAAAAACAAAGGTTACTGTATCTTAATCGAGTGTCATATTCATTTTGACACTCTTACTCTCATAGTAAAATGGAAGCAAGCTACTGGAATTGACAGATAATGTCACTGGGGAAGCTTTATTTCATGAAAGTGGTTCCCTGCCATGGTCTGGGAGGCTTGCCCAAAGAAATTACTGGTTAGGagtgagaaaagaaaatcctGACGATTTCTCTTTCACACTTAAAAGTCAGATTTCTCTTCCAATTAAGATAGATTTATTCATAAACTATGAGAGCTAGGAAGCAAGAGCTGCTACATCAAGTGAATCTACTTTCTGCTTCCATGTCTAGCGGTGCTGCTGCACAGGGGTCTCCAGGAGGAAGTCAGGCCCACGTTCTCAGCCGCCTGCCCTCCCGCGGCTGTCCCTCCGCGGGCTCGCGCGCCCTGCGTCTCCGcgctccctttctccctttcacGGACTGCCCGCTTCCGCAGTGTGAGCAGGGTCCTCTGCTCTCACTGCCTTTATTAAGTTCTGGGCTgcattcattctcttcttttcaaaatgcTCCCTCCTTTTCGACCTAATAACTAAAATGTAGACAATAAATGAGGAGTTATAAATGGAGACAGAGAAGTGAGGAACCATATGGAAAAGTACAGGAAGGAACAACGGAACGTTTAGGCTATACCGACTATTTGCCTGATAAGGAAAACTGCACTTTGAAATCATTTCCCCACTTTCTGTACTCAAGCTTTGTAAATTCccagttttaaaaatgtgtaatattgtaaatcaactatacttgttTTTAAACCTTAAGCAACTTAGTACAGCCGCCGGCATGAGCGTATATGCTGTTATCTCCTCACAGGAACTGGCAGGGGTGGTGGGCAACTCTCAGCAGGGGTCTCTGACCCGGGGGTAGTAACCTGTTTTGTGGGCTTGGATCCCATTTCCACATCAGGCTGAGGCAGACGGTGTAGGAAGGCATCTGACTGTCTGCATTCAAAACTTGAGAATAACGCAACATTAATAAGTATGGGTAAGGGAAATATTTAGTCCAGGAAAGGGTTTGTTTCCTGAACTCTCCTTTTCAATCCTTGGAATTGCCTTGCAAAAGGAACCAAGCAACCACAGAGCTGTTTGCCCCTCTGTGTAACTGAGAATTGTTCACTCTTGCAGGTGTGGCTAGAAATATTCATCTTTCTTACCTCCCACTTAGCTTTGCTTTTGAGAAAACTAAACCACCATTGTCAGCTCAGCTTTCCTGCAACTCGATCTGACAAGATTAACTGGTTGACCCCCTacctgaatgaatgaaattttccAGTTCCTTCTCATTCTCCGGAAGGAGGTACGTGGACTCGTCCTGGCCCTCCTCCTCAAAGAATTCCTCTTCATCTCCTAACGATGGGatcttgatatttttataaagtgATGCAAGTTGTTGTTTTTCCTCAGCCTCTACCAGTCGACTGGAGAACAAAATACATAATTGGGGGGAAGGCTGTGCCCTGGGGCTTGCAGAATcttggctccccaaccagggatcaaactgtgccccctgcagtgggagcgcagagtcttaaccactggaccaccaaaagAATTCCCAAAATAGATAAATTTGAAAAGCATAATTTTCACACTAAATCATCAGGTCTTAATCCTTAGTCCTGTGATTTTCTGACTAAAAAGCAGTCACTAGTACATGGTAGTACTAATacatggggagggaggcagaaatAGGCTTTGAacaaaatgtcaacattttaaatgaagataGCATAGGTACTGTTGTTCTTTCCTTTTGCTCAGTCTCCAATCTTTTTTGGCCTGGCACTGTTACTGATCCTGTATTTAAAATGTTCATCCTGGGGTTATGAATGCGTTGATTCAGCCTTTGAAAATACTGTAATATTGCTTATCCTGACTACCGAGTTGGGCACTGCCTGAAATCTTGCACCTGGAGTGAGCGCCTTGTCCTCCTCACCTAGATCCGAACCTGGAAGTGGGTCATTGAACAGATATTTCTGTGTGAAGCGGAAATGGATAACACAGTGCTTAATTTTTTGTAACATACGTACCTTAATTATGTTTGACTCATGTAATAATGGGCTTCCGGgggggctcagatggcaaagaatctgcctgtaacgtaggagacctgggttccatccctgggtcaggaagatcccctagagaagggaatggctacacactccagtgttcttgcctggagaattccatggacagaggagccctgcaggctacagtccatggggttgcaaagttggacacagctgagcaactaacactgcctGTACTGATAAATCATTTTAGGGCTCGCTTAATTGTTTTCTAAGGAGCTGAGATGGAGGGAGTGGTTCAGAATCACGCTGTCCAGCAGAAGAACTGATCTGACTGTAAACACTGCTGCAGACAATCAGGAAACTGGGACAGGAACAGGATTTGGGTGAGGAGAATGAGGTGCTCACTTCATGTGCAATTTTAAAAGAGTGCCATAAAACTCAGTAATGATGATAAATATTttgacttaatatttttaaaaactgtaatgagtgaattccctggccgtccagtggttgggactcggTGTTTCCAccgccaagggcccaggttcaatccctggttggggaactaagatcccacgagcAATGcaatataggttaaaaaaaaaaaaaaggaaaaaaactggaaaaatccaTAATAAAccaaatatcaaaatttaaaaaacaagctcCATCAGCACTGTGATGAACTGCATGAGAGCCTGAGTCAAAAGGGAAACCATTGAGTCTCTATATATAcgcttttatgtattattttacgGTTCTTTTCTAAAACATTGAAGTAgttgagaatatattttaaaaattgaaaagccCTATATCAAAACTCACAGcattattttcagtttaaataatttataccagaaacaaaatttattataattttactttcctggtttaaatgaaataaaactcactaatatattttcagtttttatattgacttatttattttatttggctgcactgggtcttcactgcggcATGTAGGATGTTTAGtcgtggcatgtgaactcttagctgtggcttgtgggatctagtttcctgaccagggatcgagctcgggtcccctgcattgggagcacagagtctcagccattggaccagcagggaagcccctcatcgACATATACCCAAAATACACTTCTGCAGAAAATCAATGGCTAAAAATTACATACAAACATGCACTCTGGGGCTCATATGTTTCCTTTTGCCTCAGGTTTTAAAAATGTCACTTTGGGTAACACAGACTTAAAAGCTGTAAATGTTGACACTAGCTCAGTAACTTAATTGGTCACTAGAGTTCAGGATGAGATGCTTTAGTGAGTTATTTCAGGGATCTTCACATCTGTTAGCATCTTTGTCTATTctactgaaataaactgaaattgAAGTTCCACAaattggcatccggtcccatcacttcatgggaaataggtgggaaacagtggaaacagtgtcagactattttgggggctccaaaattactgcagatggtgactgcagccatgaaattagaagacgcttgctccttggaagaaaagttatgatcaacctagatagcatactgaaaagcagagacattgctttgccaacaaaggtccatctagtcaaggctatggtttttcctgtggtcatgtatggatgtgagagttggactgtgaagaaggctgagcaccaaagaattgatgcttttgaactgtggtgctggagaagactcttgagtcccttagactgcaaggagatccagccagtccattctgaaggagataagccctgggatttctttggaaggaatgatgctggaattgaaactccagtactttggccacctcatgcgaagagctgactcattggaaaagactgtgatgctgggagggattgggggcaggaggagaaggggacgacagaggatgagatggctggatggcatcacggactcgatggacataagtctgagtgaactgtgggagttggtgatggacagggaggcctggtgtgctgtgattcatggggtcgcaaagagtcggacacgactaagctgAGTCACAGGAGATTGTCAGATTAGAAAACCCAGAACCAAACATGCTGGTGACACTCACTCAGCAGCAAAATCTCTTCAATGTCACCTTTAATTTTACCTTCATTTGACATACTTCAAGGTAGTCCTAATATGGTTACCTTAAAAGATATTCCATACATGGCAATGTATTTCCCATGTGCACACTTAATCCTAACGAAGAATTTAGTACTTCCTCAAGATGTTTCTGATAGGATATAATGGAATCCTGGAACTAAATCCTAGAATAGGGATCAACATGCTGCTCCTGATCACAGTCACATGATGTCACAGAGTGCCTTGCTTTTGTCTGATActaatttcaaaatgatcacataAACTGAGCTTCGCCACAAGCTTTATTTGTGTGAACAAGATGAAGTGTCTTCCCTAAATGCTACTATCACCCCAACCACATTGATGATAAGTTTCTAGTGAAAGAGACAGTGGTCACTTTTCTGCTTTGCGCTATTAAGATTTTTTCCAAAGCATCAGATTCACTCTAGAAAATCACATTGTGAGAGGATGCCAGCAtctcagaacattttttttatcatgaaccACAGTAAGAGATAAGTTTTACTTCACAATCTTGAGGCTGAAAAGTTGAAAATCAGCATTTCTATTCTATTAAATTGTATTCATCCtgtcctgtttcttttttgttatttattcacacatttttaaaaattttttgccatgtttctttttatatttttcatttatgtcaTGATCCACCATGAATATAGGCCATATtctgaaaaacacagaaaatttatAATGACTATAATTATTCAGTGATTATAAGAATTATCAACATCATCACCATTATTAACATTACTACCATGAAATAATCTAGTTACCTGTATGTCTTACTAAAGGATGGTAAAGATTATTTAGCATAGACTTACTATATCACGTAGGCAATAGTGGTCCCAAATATCAGGGCAATAGTGAGGGCTATACACGCAACTGTAATTACTTTAACAAGAGCAGGTCTATGAGGAATCCAtgctaaaaatacaaagaaaagaagtTTTCATAAAATCTCATTTTTAGCTGTGACTATCagttattagggcttccctgatagctcagttggtaaaaaatccacctgtaatacaggagaccctggttcaattcctgggctgggaagatcccctggagaagggaaaggctacccactccagtattctggcctggagaattccatggactgcatagtccatggggtcgcaaagagtcagacacgactgagcaactttcgtaggtggtgctagtggtaaagcacccacctggcaatgtaggagacataaactcgggttcaatccttggatcaggaagataccctggaggagggcatgacaacccactccaatattcttgcctggagaatcccatggacagagaagcctggcaggctacagtcc
This window harbors:
- the C14H19orf18 gene encoding uncharacterized protein C19orf18 homolog isoform X2: MHPDHFPLERQPNVTKQPVQFGEQFHMVHGAIPKPRAPRATPMQPPASTDDEKNEPARTTLGFIAYSMGLNTNPWNAAWIPHRPALVKVITVACIALTIALIFGTTIAYVIYRLVEAEEKQQLASLYKNIKIPSLGDEEEFFEEEGQDESTYLLPENEKELENFIHSVIRSKRREHFEKKRMNAAQNLIKAVRAEDPAHTAEAGSP
- the C14H19orf18 gene encoding uncharacterized protein C19orf18 homolog isoform X1, whose product is MLKLNLQYFGHLMRRTDSFKKTLMLGKIEDGRRRGQQSMRWLDGITDPTGIRLNDEKNEPARTTLGFIAYSMGLNTNPWNAAWIPHRPALVKVITVACIALTIALIFGTTIAYVIYRLVEAEEKQQLASLYKNIKIPSLGDEEEFFEEEGQDESTYLLPENEKELENFIHSVIRSKRREHFEKKRMNAAQNLIKAVRAEDPAHTAEAGSP